The following DNA comes from Cheilinus undulatus linkage group 4, ASM1832078v1, whole genome shotgun sequence.
CCGTGATGTTCGAGCTTGTCACTTTATccctaaggctgagcccagccaccctcttAAGGAATTTCATTTGCTTGTATCTGCGATCTctttctttcggtcattacccagagttcattaccataggtgagggttgggacgtAGGTTGActggtaaatcaaaagctttgcctttcatctcagctccctcttcaccacgaTGTTACGGTACAGctcctgcaaaactgctgatgctgcaccaatccgcctgtcaatctcacggtccattctcccctcactcatgaacaagaccccgagatacttgaagtccttcacttggggcacaGACTCACTCTCCACCCTTAGTACCTTACATGCCTTACACTTATGCACATGAGCTGCCTCTGGAAATCAGAATGTCCCCCATCTTACCTAATTCTACATTGTGCCTTAAAACATGTTCTGATTCCTTGGCTTTTAACTCAGCATTTGAGTTGTGTGATCTCCTCcgtgtattttattttcttttacctgatttttttaatgactttgttATGTGGGTTTTTTAGTCACTGTATAGCACTTTGGTAAacatgatattttttaaaatacgctatataaataaagtagaTTGGAATGGACTGGACATGACTGTTTGTACCCTTAGGGAAAGACTTTTCAATATCTTTTAAGCAAACATTCATGACCTATTGAAAACAGCTCTGTTACCCACTTTTGAGTTCTGACCCACTGGTTGTGAACAACTGTCCTACACTACTTTTACGTTTTATTTTGGAGACAGTGTTTTCAAAATCTACAGGCACACTTGTGAAAATACCCAGTCAGCCTCATCTCTGCAGtttcaaaaacatccaaaaaaatccTCGCAGTTAGTGCTGAAAGCTACATAAGATATGTTTAGGTTGcagaaacagtaaaaagtgtTTCTAGAAGAAACTTTATGAATATTTGAATCGTTTTTCAGAATTATCCTTCGTATTTCGTCTTTCTTATAGACTATTAGACACGTATTCACCACAGCACTGTCCAATCTGATTTTATCCgataaaatctgtaaaatacGAGTCACCATGAAGGCACCGCGAGGGAGGCGGAGCCAATGCAGTCCAATAGAATGCTTCTGTCAGAGACACGTTTCCTACAACAGACATGTCAGCCTCCAGTACGGAGTGAACGGCGGAAATCTCTGTAGTTTTACATTACTTAAGTCCACGATGGTGAGTCAAATTAGCTAAATAAACAATTCACATACATTTGTTTCATGTGTTTACATTCTTATTATCAGTTATGTTAACATTTAGCTTGCTGCTGGAACACGACAGACTAGCTAACAGTGGAAAGAGgctcctttccttttttgttgaAACAAAAATTATGGAGCTACATTAACATCTGTTCTCAGTAATTCTTCTACAGGCTCACATATTCTTCTGTGTAATCTTCAACTGTTTCTCCCCCTCAGTCTTCAGACACAGAGGTGATTATGCGTGTCAGAGGACCGCTGGAGTTCAAATGTCTGCTGGAAAACACAGATGGTATGTTCATTAACagctttacttttactttggtACTAGACGTTGAATAAAAAAGGTGGAGTTTAAACAGAATTTATGGAATCTTAAAACTATGTAAAAGTAATGGCAACTGTGTTCAAAATGTCTCATTGAAAATATCATACATGAAAAAGTCTTCCATAATCATCTCAAGGTAACTGTATGCTCCAGCGGCTGTTACAGTGTTATACGTATATTACTATTATAGGATTATTAAcctatgtatttatttaaatacatatcttttttttaactaattggCTGATTAAGTGGTGGTAAAAGTGATATACCGTCACAGCTACGCAGGTATCAAAGTACATTTTCAAAATACTGAACCAGTGTGGAAATGGGCCAaagctccagaaggacaaccatcactgcagccctccactgatctggacttatGGTGGAGTGGCTAGACTGAAGCCTCTCCTCTgggcaaaacacatgaaagcctgcttggagtttgcaaaaatgtccactgaAAGCAGAATGGGCTTTCTGAATACTTTCcaaatgtgttttatgtattttgactataaataaattagaataaGATGAAGAACAGCAGCAGATCCTCACATTCTTGAGCCAGAAATCAAGACCTGTGAGTTTGGCATTATGGCATTGAAACATAAGGAAGGTTGTCGCAATGATGACTGATTGGTTTTGTCTGCATGCCTCAAGTACAGAGGCTGCTGTCTTTGATGCTGATGGCCCAACTTTTACCAGTCTGTGGTTCCTTTCCCCTATGACATGTCTCCccattttcctgttttatccACTATcctgtgaaaataaaggcatgaaagccccaaagtaaaatttaaaatgcaaagataaGGGAGCTCAAGTGATTTTCAGCTAAGTTCTTGATTCATTTTCAGCCAAGATTAGCGAATGATGATAAACTACAGTTAATTCTGAATTATAATGTAAAATCAGGGTATAAGATATACTGTAGCAACTGTGTGATAATGGAGTTTGATTAAtattctttgacttttttcagcCTCTCTCATGCACAAAGTCATCTCCAGGACATTTGAGACACTTAACTCACAGGTAAAATCTGAATCTCTTGTTTTGACCGTCTGTAACAGTCCTGTTTATATTTGGCCAAACCAAGAATTTCGAGCAACACCTAAAGATGTAACTCCAGACACACCATGTGAGGATTTACATCAATGGATACAGTAAGTCACTATTAAtccttttcctgctttttctgtttgtgtgtttgactgAGTGGTAATTAaactttgttattttatttttaggacAGATGAAAATGAGAGCGCTGGCAAGAGACTGGTgaaaaagaaaggcaaaaaaagtgcTGCAGTTGTACATGTATGTTCATATTTTCTACTAAAGCACTTTGGATTTATGATGGAATATAATGTACTGAAACTACAAGGATACTCTTTAATTTTCACCTCTTAAATACATGTTGACTGCCATTATCTTAAGAGTACTACTCTGCAGTGTAGGTGTAATCTCAGTTGGGCGTCATTGATTGTTTTCTTCATGATCATTGAAATTCAAGTTTGATACTATTGAcaaatatctttgtttttctgaccAAAGATGGAAACATTTGAcaatccaaaacaaaaacaattttctaTTCACAATTGTCTGCCTGGTAATTACCTCTCAAAAATTCTTGCTTAAGGATTTCAGCTTATTTTGTTTATGGGTTCTGTGCATGCGTTTCATTTGAATTCATCCTTGTAATTCAGAGAGTCATCAACCTTCGCCTGATGATGGAGGTTACAACAAACGGAGGCTCTCTGTCAGCTCCGATCTTCAGCAGAACCGTCAAGAAATCCCACTTCCTGTCTACAACTCTTCCCCTGGACTGTGTCGTCTGCATCAACAGCAAAGACACAATTAAAGAGTATGTTTACCCATCTGAAGCATCAAATTTAATGTAACcaacaaaacagtgaaataatgATCCGTCACTGTTTGCAAACTTTCAGTTAattatttgtttctgtttttttcttcttgtgttGCAGTGCTGTTGCGTGTCTGTTGGAGGCGCTGAGTCTTCAGCTGTATGAGATGGAGAAAGTGATGCTGCAATGCATGGAGGGGATGACTCTGCTGGTGCCTGAGCCGCTGCACTTCCTGCTTCCTGATCCAAAAGGACTGGTGACCGTTGTTTACCCAGCAGGAGTGCCTGACAGCGAGCTAGAGACAAAACGTAAGGTAGGAACGACGGGATCCCATGATATTTAAAGCACATATAAATTCAAGTGTTAACCTGGGTACAGTCATTTGGAAGTTACCTGATCAGATTCTGACTACCTGATTGGATAAAATCTTGAGAAAGTATGgttggaaataaaataaaacataaacataggGACCTTCTTATTACACTTTAGTTAGTTAGTTGCAGCTACAAGACCCAACATATTCATCTCtgtgttttatatatttatttaagtcTATGGTAAATCCCACTGTATTACTGTTCTAGTCTGTTGCATACAACtgtattatattttttgttagaaaattaaaaagtctgACAATTTAGAAGAAGTAAAGGAATATATCTGTCATTAATATGGGCAGTATCCTGTATATCATCTATCAACTGCAAATAACATCTGtctaattactttttaaatcagttaGCCATAAAATAATTGTTTACACTTGAACTTGAGTTattaatttgaaataataaGGTACATTTAGGCATCTACATTTGCATTTGTGactttaattgttttgtttatgttttgctAAGTAAACACCTGCAAATCTGGACTGGGTAAACTATAAATACTCATGTCTGGATCAGGTTGATTGAATCCAGTGTTGgttaaaaagcttcaaaaaaTTAGATGAATTAGTTAATCCTTGACAGCAAAAGATGAGTTTCCAAATCCTGTAAACTCTGATTCACATGACATTTAGTGAACAATCAGACCCTGATGACTGAATGTCTCTGATTTTAACTTACTGTAACTGTATCAAACACTAGTGAAAGAACAACATTTTGCTTAACAGCTGACAACAAATGTTCTCATTGTTTTTCATACAAACTCTCTTTTTAAGTAGGAGTTGCATCAGCAGTTTGAGCTTCCAGATGACTGGCCTCATTTTAGAAGAGCCAACACTTACCACTTTCCCAATGAGCCTTACAAAGATGGCTACCTCCGAAACCCTCATCTCGCCCTTACACATCCAAGCCTGGACAATGGAAAGGTATGGCTAATCTCTAAAATAATGTTCGTCATGCTCTGTGTGCTCTATTTATACCTTCTGTACataatattttgtcttttgaatgtgtttccttAGGTATATTTGGTTCAGGGCATCTACAGCTATCACCACTACATGCAAGACCACATGGATGACAACGGCTGGGGCTGTGCTTATCGCTCTCTGCAGACCATCTGCTCCTGGTTTAAGCAGCAGGGTTACACAGAGAGGCCTGTGCCCACCCACAAGGAGATCCAACAGGTGCAGCAAACGTCCCATACgtatcacacactcacagaaatACAACAGAAGTGttctaaatgtttatttctaacAAAGACTTCTCTTCTTTAGGCTTTGGTGGATGTTGGAGACAAACAGACGTCCTTTGTTGGATCCCGCCAGTGGATCGGATCCATTGAGGTTCAGGCTGTTCTGAACCAGCTGCTCGAGGTCACTTCAAAGATCATGTTTGTGAGGTGCGTTTGTGCACGAGCCTCCTACCTTATATGGTGATTTTGATGTGTCTTATAATagatttttatcctttttagtCAAGGTTCTGAGTTGGGATCTAAAGGCAGAGAATTGGCGAACCACTTTCTCACTGAAGGGACTCCCATCATGATTGGTGAGCTGGATGTCTAAACTGCTACTACtcccttcatttttttacaaacaCTTAAATCTACTTGAATGTACAGTGAGGAGTTTCAGCTCTGTATCTTAAAGTACTCATTCATCATCAACAAGTTTATACAACCTAAAAAAGCAAAGTAgaacaatttattttttaacttctgTAATGAATGCAAATGGATTCAAACAAAGTGATTTATAGCACACAGACtaaaagagggttttttttataaactcttCTGTAAAGTTTTACAGTGAGTGGTATTTACAGCTCCTATGAGGAATTTTAAACTGGCCAAGAAACTGACTGGAAATAATAATTACACCTTaatatgacctacaaaagcaaaagaccatCAACAAGACTGATTATTTCTATATAGTTATCCCTAATGACTTGAAACAGTTCTGCTGGGTAGATGTCTGATGAGCTAGCTAACATGCTGCCAAAAAAGCCATTTTTCAACATCTGTCAGGGCAAAAATTCAAGGTTAGGTTAATCTGTCAAAAGAGAGCAGGAAAggatttgtcatttttaaaaatatttcttacaCGTGTATGCAATAGGGCAAGGACAGAGATAAAAGGTACTGTTTAGTCTATAGGGGTTGCCAATATTGATGTAAATtgaaatttccttaaaaaatcaacacaatatgaacatttctaatgCCTGCTAAAATGTAGACTACATAAAACATGGATGCAGCCTCTGGGGGCACTCACACTAGGGCCAGTTGCCTCATACCATGCTGAAGCATGCTTGTCTGCCCCAGTGTCCCACTGGCCTGCACTCAGATTGCTCCAAGCCCAACTAAACCTGAGCACAAGCCATTATGCCATAATATTACAGCCCCAGTTTCAAGAGGAACAAGGTCTCAAGAGTCgacacaatttaaaaa
Coding sequences within:
- the ufsp2 gene encoding ufm1-specific protease 2, producing MSSDTEVIMRVRGPLEFKCLLENTDASLMHKVISRTFETLNSQVKSESLVLTVCNSPVYIWPNQEFRATPKDVTPDTPCEDLHQWIQTDENESAGKRLVKKKGKKSAAVVHRVINLRLMMEVTTNGGSLSAPIFSRTVKKSHFLSTTLPLDCVVCINSKDTIKDAVACLLEALSLQLYEMEKVMLQCMEGMTLLVPEPLHFLLPDPKGLVTVVYPAGVPDSELETKRKELHQQFELPDDWPHFRRANTYHFPNEPYKDGYLRNPHLALTHPSLDNGKVYLVQGIYSYHHYMQDHMDDNGWGCAYRSLQTICSWFKQQGYTERPVPTHKEIQQALVDVGDKQTSFVGSRQWIGSIEVQAVLNQLLEVTSKIMFVSQGSELGSKGRELANHFLTEGTPIMIGGGVLAHTILGVAWSETTGQIRYLILDPHYTGAEDLQVITDKGWCGWKGPDFWDQFAYYNLCLPQRPKVI